The following proteins come from a genomic window of Nitrospira sp.:
- a CDS encoding radical SAM/B12 binding domain protein: MKISLLFPPTWHPSQPYLSLPSLTGFLRQGGISDVSQRDLGIELLDTVLTRDYAAEVYQRLIAKQHELEKTQTGETGPGSREHYAKVTDSLDRFSYLVDRIELAKETLRSEGFYDPDAYRASLFMIDKWLEVVSSVYFPTRLTVVDNQFENYSIYSSKDLMRVIRDEAQNPFLSLFRDRFIPSIVNSRPDLIGVSITATSQIIPGLTLCRLIKEAAPDLHVTIGGSIFTRLVDNIRRCQSLFELTDDIVVFEGETALLELVNQLAGKKDYSKVPNLIYRQNGKITVNQPFYSENVNQLPAPNYDGFPLHRYLSPEPVLPVQFSRGCYYKDCAFCALTLDHQNFRQKDPGRTVEELQWLKQRYGARHFFFTDECFALAPTKRLCQQMIERELDVKWTCEMRFEKNLSRELLASMRDAGCLKIVFGLESFNQRVMDFMKKGIKQEWVRRIADDCVDLGIAVHCYIIVGFPTEREEEALETMNFIVENKRLQESYGFSCQPCLFDLEKEAPIMSDPGGYGIRRIMRPSAEDLSLGFFYEVQEGMTPEEAERLYQYVYERISEVVCELPFNYAMADGLLYISRAKEGAGQAPIAAH, encoded by the coding sequence ATGAAAATCTCACTGCTCTTCCCTCCGACCTGGCATCCCTCTCAACCCTATCTCAGTTTGCCGTCTTTGACGGGGTTTTTGCGTCAAGGTGGGATTTCCGACGTGTCGCAGCGCGACCTTGGTATTGAATTGTTGGATACCGTATTGACCAGAGATTATGCGGCCGAAGTCTATCAGCGTTTGATTGCCAAGCAGCACGAACTTGAGAAGACTCAAACAGGGGAGACAGGTCCGGGAAGCCGTGAGCATTATGCGAAGGTGACCGATTCGCTCGACCGATTCTCCTATCTCGTTGACCGTATTGAGCTTGCCAAGGAAACATTGCGCAGCGAAGGATTTTACGATCCTGACGCTTATCGAGCCAGCTTGTTCATGATCGACAAGTGGCTGGAAGTCGTTTCCTCGGTTTATTTCCCGACTAGGCTCACAGTTGTGGATAATCAGTTCGAGAACTATTCCATTTATTCCTCCAAGGATCTGATGCGGGTTATTCGTGACGAAGCCCAGAATCCCTTTCTCAGCCTCTTTCGCGACCGATTCATCCCATCGATCGTCAACAGCCGTCCCGATCTTATCGGGGTCTCGATTACGGCCACCTCCCAAATCATCCCAGGCCTCACGCTCTGTCGACTGATTAAGGAGGCTGCCCCCGACCTTCACGTGACCATCGGTGGCAGTATCTTTACCCGTCTCGTGGACAATATTCGTCGTTGCCAGAGCCTCTTCGAATTGACCGATGATATCGTGGTGTTTGAGGGCGAAACAGCCTTGTTGGAATTGGTCAATCAGCTGGCAGGAAAGAAGGACTACAGTAAGGTTCCCAATCTGATCTATCGGCAGAACGGCAAGATTACGGTCAATCAACCGTTCTATTCAGAAAATGTCAATCAGCTTCCCGCGCCGAACTATGACGGATTCCCGCTGCATCGCTACTTATCGCCGGAGCCGGTCCTGCCGGTCCAATTTTCGCGGGGCTGCTACTACAAAGATTGTGCGTTCTGCGCACTGACCCTCGATCACCAGAATTTCAGACAAAAGGACCCGGGGCGCACGGTCGAGGAACTGCAATGGCTGAAGCAACGCTATGGCGCACGCCATTTCTTTTTCACCGACGAATGCTTTGCGCTGGCACCGACAAAACGATTGTGCCAGCAAATGATCGAGCGCGAGCTCGATGTCAAATGGACATGCGAGATGCGGTTCGAGAAAAATCTTTCACGCGAGCTGTTGGCGTCAATGCGTGATGCCGGATGTTTGAAAATCGTCTTTGGGTTGGAGTCCTTCAATCAACGTGTCATGGATTTCATGAAGAAGGGAATCAAGCAAGAATGGGTCCGGCGGATCGCGGATGACTGTGTGGATCTCGGCATCGCCGTGCATTGTTACATCATCGTCGGCTTCCCGACGGAAAGAGAGGAAGAAGCGCTGGAAACCATGAACTTTATCGTTGAAAACAAGAGACTCCAGGAGTCGTACGGGTTTTCTTGCCAACCCTGCCTGTTCGACTTGGAAAAGGAAGCCCCCATTATGAGCGATCCAGGAGGATACGGAATTCGACGCATCATGCGGCCGTCTGCGGAAGACTTGAGCCTCGGATTTTTCTATGAAGTGCAAGAGGGCATGACTCCCGAAGAAGCAGAGCGACTGTATCAGTATGTCTACGAGCGGATCAGCGAAGTCGTGTGCGAGCTGCCCTTCAACTATGCGATGGCGGACGGGCTACTGTACATCTCCAGGGCGAAAGAAGGAGCCGGGCAGGCGCCGATAGCCGCGCATTGA
- a CDS encoding TPR repeat, whose product MENPEQTASQSEIVLDPGDQPLTPDEEISEIEKLLVGEPDDFQARCRLGELYFSKGRLDDALAEVKKAIEMAESLRAEMNRSLAMYYSNLGTIYATKNMADEAEAEFRHALDIFPHDVLALFNLGRLYADKKQYMEAKSYYERLVEITPDDPIAWYNLASVYIELDNPHVSDYNTIDVGIQCYLRTLELDPKHLESSFKLMEIALNHKKTDLAVRVMESAVEHSPDEPLAYYNLISVYDKCKMFDKAEETRKRLKERFAKKPKDESRS is encoded by the coding sequence ATGGAAAATCCAGAACAGACGGCATCGCAATCGGAGATCGTTCTCGACCCCGGCGATCAGCCGCTTACTCCGGACGAAGAGATCTCCGAGATCGAAAAATTATTAGTCGGCGAACCGGATGACTTTCAGGCTCGTTGTAGACTCGGTGAACTGTACTTCAGCAAAGGGCGGCTTGACGACGCGTTGGCGGAAGTCAAGAAAGCGATTGAGATGGCGGAGTCCCTTCGCGCGGAAATGAATCGCTCGCTGGCCATGTATTATTCAAACCTGGGAACGATCTATGCGACGAAGAACATGGCCGATGAAGCCGAGGCCGAGTTTCGACATGCCTTGGATATCTTCCCGCATGATGTCCTGGCGTTGTTCAATCTTGGGAGGCTCTACGCAGACAAGAAGCAATACATGGAGGCGAAGAGTTACTACGAACGTCTCGTCGAAATCACGCCTGACGATCCGATCGCTTGGTACAACCTTGCCAGCGTCTATATTGAATTGGACAACCCTCACGTGTCCGACTACAACACGATCGACGTGGGAATTCAGTGTTACCTTCGCACCTTGGAGCTCGATCCCAAGCATTTGGAATCGAGCTTCAAACTGATGGAAATCGCGCTCAATCATAAGAAGACCGATTTGGCGGTCAGGGTTATGGAGAGTGCGGTGGAGCACAGTCCCGATGAACCGCTCGCGTATTACAACCTCATCAGTGTGTATGATAAGTGCAAGATGTTCGACAAGGCCGAAGAGACCCGCAAGCGATTAAAGGAGCGGTTTGCCAAAAAGCCGAAGGATGAATCAAGATCCTAA
- a CDS encoding Twin-arginine translocation protein TatA: MFGSLGFTELILILMIVMIIFGAGKLPQLGEGLGKAIKGFKKSVHEADAIEADAQAAAQQAAAPPAVTAAPPPQSAALNQPAGATAQPAPRA, from the coding sequence ATGTTTGGCAGTTTGGGATTCACCGAGCTGATTCTTATACTCATGATTGTGATGATTATATTCGGAGCCGGGAAATTGCCGCAATTGGGTGAAGGGCTCGGCAAAGCAATCAAGGGGTTCAAGAAGTCGGTCCATGAGGCGGATGCGATCGAGGCCGACGCTCAGGCCGCGGCGCAACAGGCCGCCGCCCCTCCAGCCGTGACTGCGGCTCCGCCCCCCCAGAGTGCCGCACTGAATCAGCCCGCGGGAGCTACCGCGCAACCGGCTCCACGAGCCTAG